A section of the Prevotella melaninogenica genome encodes:
- a CDS encoding thiamine phosphate synthase has product MKLVIMTKSTYFVEEDKILSMLFEEGLDSLHISKADSSPLYLERLLSLLPSEYHRKIIVHQHFNMKDEFSLGGIHLDNSSVAVPRGYRGYLSRSCNDVMQLKAMKKQSDCVFLKNIHQPREQSEQEERVLSDLELDEAYRQGLLGRYVYAMGGITIDDIPILRELDFGGVVVRNDLWDKFCIHSEQNFSSIINHFRKLRALC; this is encoded by the coding sequence ATGAAACTGGTCATCATGACTAAGTCCACATATTTTGTGGAAGAAGATAAAATTTTGAGTATGCTTTTCGAGGAAGGACTTGATAGTCTGCACATCTCGAAGGCAGATTCTTCCCCACTTTATTTGGAACGTCTTCTTTCACTTTTGCCTTCTGAATACCATCGTAAAATCATAGTACATCAGCATTTTAATATGAAGGACGAGTTTTCTCTGGGTGGAATTCATCTGGATAACTCAAGTGTTGCTGTGCCTCGTGGTTACCGTGGTTATTTGAGTAGAAGTTGCAATGACGTGATGCAACTAAAGGCTATGAAAAAGCAATCGGACTGTGTCTTTCTAAAGAATATCCACCAACCTCGCGAACAGTCGGAGCAAGAGGAGCGTGTACTTTCTGACTTAGAGTTAGATGAAGCTTATAGACAAGGTCTTCTTGGGCGTTATGTCTATGCAATGGGTGGTATTACGATAGATGATATACCAATTCTACGTGAACTTGACTTTGGTGGAGTAGTGGTTAGAAACGACCTTTGGGATAAGTTCTGTATTCATAGTGAACAGAATTTTAGTTCTATTATTAACCACTTCCGTAAGTTGCGTGCCCTCTGTTAA
- a CDS encoding phosphatidylinositol-4-phosphate 5-kinase — translation MKHKYIIILLLFIPSYLFAQNIEVGTCTTKDGGIYRGQMFRGKPNGKGKATYKKGNVYEGEFIKGLRHGEGTYKFADGEKYVGQWFQDQQHGQGVYYFANGNRYDGLWYKDYQQGQGTMYYYNGDKYIGNWDHDKRSGEGKYIFANGAFYEGSWKNDMKNGHGSFKWPDHSSFTGNWVNNLKEGRGIYIYADGDEYNGEWKNDLQNGKGIYKFKDGEVYEGEYLDGERTGQGIFRYKNGDQYSGHFLKGLKSGYGTMSWKNGDIYVGYWEKDMQNGQGKLTKKNKDVYEGQFRNGLLEGLIIIHYADGSKFRGSYHNGKRNGTAVEESADGVRFEGNYRDDRRDGKFIERDKNGKVTASGYYERGKRYTN, via the coding sequence GTGAAACATAAATATATCATCATATTGTTACTTTTCATTCCTTCGTATCTCTTTGCACAAAACATAGAGGTAGGTACTTGTACAACTAAGGATGGAGGAATTTATCGTGGACAGATGTTCCGTGGTAAACCTAATGGTAAGGGAAAGGCTACTTATAAGAAAGGCAATGTTTATGAGGGTGAATTCATCAAGGGTTTGCGCCATGGAGAGGGTACTTATAAGTTTGCAGATGGTGAGAAATATGTAGGTCAGTGGTTCCAAGATCAGCAGCACGGGCAAGGTGTTTACTACTTTGCCAATGGTAATCGCTATGACGGCTTGTGGTATAAGGATTATCAGCAGGGGCAGGGCACAATGTATTATTACAATGGTGATAAATATATTGGAAACTGGGATCATGACAAGCGTAGTGGTGAGGGTAAATATATCTTTGCTAATGGAGCGTTTTATGAAGGTTCATGGAAGAATGATATGAAGAATGGTCATGGAAGCTTCAAATGGCCAGACCACTCATCGTTTACAGGAAATTGGGTGAATAACCTAAAGGAAGGAAGAGGAATCTATATTTATGCAGATGGTGATGAGTATAATGGAGAGTGGAAGAATGATCTGCAGAATGGTAAAGGCATCTATAAATTCAAAGATGGAGAAGTCTATGAGGGTGAATATTTAGATGGTGAACGCACAGGGCAAGGCATCTTCCGTTATAAGAATGGCGACCAATATTCTGGTCATTTCCTTAAAGGACTTAAGTCTGGCTATGGTACAATGTCATGGAAGAATGGCGATATCTATGTAGGTTACTGGGAGAAAGATATGCAGAACGGACAGGGTAAACTGACCAAGAAGAATAAGGATGTGTATGAAGGGCAGTTCCGAAATGGTTTATTAGAAGGGCTAATCATCATACACTATGCTGATGGCAGTAAGTTTCGTGGCAGCTACCACAATGGCAAAAGAAATGGAACAGCTGTTGAGGAGTCTGCTGATGGTGTACGTTTTGAAGGTAACTATCGTGATGACCGCCGTGATGGAAAGTTCATTGAGCGTGATAAGAATGGTAAAGTAACTGCCAGCGGTTATTATGAAAGAGGAAAACGCTATACGAATTAG
- the nspC gene encoding carboxynorspermidine decarboxylase, translated as MKINPLTYAELSRPMYVLEEARLRENLNLISHVAKEADVEIILAFKAYALWRTFPIFREYIKATTASSLFEARLGFEEFGAPTHTFSPGYTDYEIDDIARCSSHLVFNSLTQYERYHVRAKMENKKLSYGLRVNPEYSEVDTLIYNPCAPGTRFGISSNKLPETLPEDVDGFHIHCHCESGSDVFERTLVHIEEKFTKWFPQLKWINFGGGHLMTRKDYDVQRLIRILQGFRKRYPWLKVILEPGSAFAWQTGPLVVQVVDIVEDHGIKTAILNASFTCHMPDCLEMPYHPTIRNAELADEDGSAKGEYTYRLGANSCLSGDWMGSWTFDHALQVGENIIFEDMLHYTTVKTNMFNGISHPAIALLHTDNELEVLREYTYEDYRDRMD; from the coding sequence ATGAAAATAAATCCATTAACATACGCCGAACTTTCCCGCCCAATGTATGTGCTGGAAGAAGCAAGGCTCAGAGAAAATCTAAACCTCATTTCCCACGTGGCAAAAGAGGCTGATGTTGAGATTATTCTTGCATTCAAGGCATACGCTTTATGGCGTACCTTTCCTATTTTCCGTGAGTATATCAAAGCTACAACTGCTTCCTCTCTCTTTGAAGCTCGACTGGGCTTTGAAGAATTTGGAGCGCCTACACACACCTTCTCACCGGGCTATACTGATTACGAAATTGATGACATAGCTCGCTGTTCGTCTCATCTTGTCTTTAATTCATTGACACAGTACGAGCGTTATCACGTACGTGCAAAGATGGAGAACAAGAAATTGAGTTACGGTCTGCGTGTAAACCCAGAGTACTCTGAGGTAGATACTTTGATTTATAATCCTTGTGCGCCTGGTACTCGTTTCGGAATATCATCCAACAAGCTACCAGAAACATTGCCAGAGGATGTGGATGGCTTCCATATTCACTGTCATTGCGAAAGTGGCAGTGATGTCTTCGAGCGTACCTTAGTACATATAGAAGAGAAGTTTACCAAGTGGTTCCCTCAACTTAAGTGGATTAACTTTGGTGGTGGTCACCTCATGACACGCAAGGATTATGATGTTCAACGACTGATACGTATCCTACAAGGATTCCGCAAACGCTATCCGTGGTTAAAGGTTATCCTCGAGCCAGGTAGTGCCTTTGCATGGCAGACTGGTCCTTTGGTAGTACAAGTAGTAGACATAGTAGAAGATCATGGCATTAAAACAGCTATCCTCAATGCAAGTTTCACTTGCCACATGCCCGACTGTCTTGAAATGCCTTACCATCCAACCATCCGTAATGCTGAACTTGCTGACGAAGATGGTTCAGCAAAGGGCGAATATACTTACCGATTAGGAGCCAACAGCTGCCTGAGTGGCGACTGGATGGGTTCATGGACATTTGATCATGCACTGCAAGTAGGCGAGAACATTATCTTTGAAGATATGCTTCACTACACGACTGTCAAGACAAATATGTTCAATGGCATCAGCCATCCCGCTATCGCCCTACTCCATACAGATAATGAACTCGAAGTGCTACGCGAATATACTTACGAGGATTATCGTGACAGAATGGACTAA
- a CDS encoding alpha amylase C-terminal domain-containing protein, whose translation MVTKKTTTKKAPVKKTSVRTAKTKGASHIGLVKNDAYLAPYEDAIRGRHEHALWKMNQLTQNGKLTLSDFANGHNYYGLHQTTDGWVFREWAPNATEIYLVGDFNGWNEQETYQCHKIKGTGNWELTLPHDAMQHGQYYKMRVHWEGGEGERIPAWVQRVVQDEDSKIFSAQVWAPTTPYVWKKKTFKPQTSPLLIYECHIGMAQDEEKVGTYNEFREKVLPRIIKDGYNAIQIMAIQEHPYYGSFGYHVSSFFAASSRFGTPEELKALIDEAHKNGIAVIMDIVHSHAVKNEVEGLGNLAGDPNQYFYPGDRHEHPAWDSLCFDYGKDEVLHFLLSNCKYWLEEYHFDGFRFDGVTSMLYYSHGLGEAFCNYADYFNGHQDDNAICYLTLANYLIHEVNKNAVTIAEEVSGMPGLAAKFKDGGYGFDYRMAMNIPDYWIKTIKELPDEAWKPSSIFWEIKNRRSDEKTISYCESHDQALVGDKTIIFRLVDADMYWHFRKGDETEMTHRGIALHKMIRLATVSAINGGYLNFMGNEFGHPEWIDFPREGNGWSHKYARRQWNLVDNEELCYHLLGDFDRKMLEVITSEKKFNETPIQEIWHNDGDQILAFSRGELIFVFNFSPTRSYSDYGFLVPEGSYNVVLNTDAREYGGFGFADDTVEHFTNADPLYEKDHKGWLKLYIPARSAVVLRKK comes from the coding sequence ATGGTTACAAAGAAGACCACAACAAAGAAGGCTCCTGTCAAGAAGACTTCTGTCAGAACGGCAAAAACGAAGGGAGCGTCTCATATAGGACTCGTAAAGAATGATGCCTATTTGGCGCCTTATGAGGATGCAATCCGTGGACGTCACGAGCATGCTCTTTGGAAGATGAATCAGCTCACGCAGAATGGTAAGTTGACACTTTCAGATTTTGCAAACGGCCATAACTATTATGGTTTGCATCAGACGACTGACGGATGGGTGTTCCGTGAATGGGCTCCTAACGCTACTGAGATTTATCTTGTTGGTGATTTCAATGGTTGGAATGAGCAAGAAACATATCAATGTCATAAGATTAAAGGTACTGGTAATTGGGAACTTACGCTTCCACATGATGCTATGCAGCATGGTCAGTACTACAAGATGCGTGTACATTGGGAAGGTGGTGAAGGTGAGCGTATCCCAGCTTGGGTACAACGTGTGGTTCAAGATGAGGACAGCAAAATCTTTTCTGCACAGGTGTGGGCACCTACAACGCCATACGTATGGAAGAAAAAGACCTTCAAGCCACAAACTTCTCCACTCTTGATTTACGAATGCCACATTGGTATGGCGCAAGATGAAGAGAAGGTTGGAACCTATAATGAGTTTCGTGAGAAGGTCTTACCACGTATTATTAAGGATGGATACAATGCCATTCAGATTATGGCAATTCAGGAACATCCTTATTATGGTAGCTTTGGTTATCATGTTAGTTCTTTCTTTGCAGCAAGTTCACGTTTTGGAACTCCTGAAGAGTTGAAGGCACTCATTGATGAAGCGCATAAGAATGGCATTGCTGTAATCATGGATATCGTTCATTCTCATGCTGTTAAGAATGAGGTGGAAGGCTTGGGCAACTTAGCTGGCGACCCTAATCAATACTTCTATCCGGGTGACCGTCATGAGCATCCAGCATGGGATTCGCTATGTTTCGACTATGGTAAAGACGAGGTGCTTCACTTCCTTTTGTCTAACTGTAAATATTGGTTAGAGGAATATCACTTTGATGGTTTCCGCTTTGATGGTGTTACATCAATGCTTTATTATAGTCATGGGTTAGGCGAAGCATTCTGCAACTATGCTGATTATTTCAATGGACATCAGGATGATAACGCTATCTGTTATTTGACACTTGCCAACTATCTTATCCATGAGGTAAACAAGAATGCAGTCACGATTGCAGAGGAAGTGTCGGGTATGCCAGGCTTAGCAGCTAAGTTTAAGGATGGCGGTTACGGCTTTGATTATCGTATGGCGATGAATATTCCAGACTATTGGATTAAGACAATCAAGGAGTTGCCAGACGAGGCTTGGAAACCATCATCTATCTTCTGGGAGATAAAGAATCGTCGTTCTGATGAGAAGACTATTTCTTATTGCGAATCACATGACCAAGCGTTGGTGGGCGATAAGACGATTATCTTCCGTTTGGTAGACGCTGATATGTATTGGCACTTCCGTAAGGGAGATGAGACAGAGATGACACACCGTGGTATTGCATTGCATAAGATGATTCGTCTTGCTACTGTTTCGGCAATTAATGGTGGTTATCTAAACTTCATGGGTAATGAGTTTGGTCATCCAGAGTGGATTGATTTCCCACGTGAAGGTAATGGATGGAGTCATAAGTATGCGCGTAGACAATGGAATTTGGTTGACAATGAAGAGTTGTGTTATCATTTGCTTGGCGACTTCGACCGTAAGATGTTGGAGGTAATCACAAGTGAAAAGAAGTTTAATGAAACTCCTATCCAAGAGATTTGGCACAATGATGGAGACCAGATATTGGCGTTTAGTAGGGGAGAGCTAATCTTTGTATTCAACTTCTCGCCAACACGTTCTTACTCTGATTATGGTTTCTTGGTGCCAGAAGGTTCTTATAATGTAGTATTAAATACTGATGCCAGAGAGTATGGTGGCTTTGGCTTTGCTGATGACACAGTAGAGCATTTCACGAATGCTGACCCTCTTTATGAGAAAGATCATAAAGGCTGGCTTAAGCTCTATATACCAGCTCGTAGTGCTGTAGTATTGAGAAAGAAGTAA
- a CDS encoding ABC transporter ATP-binding protein yields the protein MVAISVNKLIKTFGDKTAVSIPEFCFPSNEIIGLVGNNGAGKTTLFRLILNLIKADSGIVNFCLTEEKSNIDKESCKTSESVVSNLEESWKSYISAYLDENFLIEFLTPKEFFTFIAKVNNIEEQEMEERLNNLQSFLGDEVLGRKVYIRELSAGNKQKVGIVAALLSCPKFVILDEPFNFLDPSSQNHLKKLLIEYKTKHKASILISSHNLHHTTDISDRIVLMEKGEIIKNIDNITETSIKELENYFL from the coding sequence ATGGTAGCAATATCCGTTAATAAACTTATAAAAACATTCGGGGATAAGACAGCTGTGTCTATCCCCGAATTTTGTTTCCCATCCAACGAGATTATTGGTCTTGTTGGGAATAATGGTGCAGGCAAAACAACTCTTTTCCGACTAATCCTCAACCTCATTAAGGCTGATAGTGGTATCGTAAACTTCTGTCTTACTGAAGAAAAGAGCAATATTGACAAAGAGAGTTGTAAAACCAGTGAGTCTGTGGTTTCTAATCTTGAGGAATCATGGAAAAGTTATATATCAGCTTATCTTGACGAGAACTTTTTAATAGAGTTCCTTACGCCAAAGGAGTTCTTTACCTTTATTGCGAAAGTCAATAACATTGAAGAACAGGAGATGGAAGAAAGGCTTAACAACTTACAATCCTTCCTTGGCGATGAGGTTCTTGGCAGAAAAGTATATATCCGTGAACTATCTGCAGGAAACAAACAGAAGGTTGGCATAGTTGCTGCCCTACTCTCTTGTCCAAAGTTTGTTATCCTTGATGAACCTTTCAACTTCCTCGACCCAAGTAGTCAAAATCATCTAAAAAAACTTTTGATAGAGTATAAAACGAAACATAAGGCTTCTATTCTCATATCAAGTCACAATCTACACCATACAACAGATATCAGTGACAGAATTGTATTGATGGAGAAAGGTGAGATTATTAAGAACATTGATAATATAACAGAAACATCGATAAAGGAGTTAGAAAATTACTTCTTATAG
- a CDS encoding ribose-phosphate pyrophosphokinase, with amino-acid sequence MSENNSFLVFSGTKTRYLAEKICASLGCPLGNLVMTRFSDGEFVVSYEQSIRGKDVFLVQSTFPSSDNLMELLLMIDAAKRASARQIIAVMPYFGWARQDRKDKPRVSIGAKLVADLLSVAGIDRLMTMDLHADQIQGFFNVPVDHLYASGVLLPYVQSLHLKDVVIASPDVGGSKRANTYAKYLGCPLVLCNKTRARANVVDTIQIIGDVKDKNVIIVDDMVDTAGTITKAADVMKEAGAMSVRAIASHCVMSGPATERVEASALEEMVFTDSIPYTDRCSKVKQISVADMFAATIQRVLNNESISSQYLI; translated from the coding sequence ATGAGTGAAAATAACTCTTTTTTGGTATTCTCTGGTACAAAAACGAGATACCTTGCTGAGAAAATCTGCGCCAGCCTTGGCTGTCCGCTTGGCAACTTGGTGATGACCCGCTTCTCTGATGGCGAATTTGTCGTTTCCTATGAGCAGAGTATTCGTGGTAAGGATGTCTTCCTTGTACAGAGCACTTTCCCAAGTTCTGACAACCTCATGGAACTTCTCCTGATGATTGATGCTGCTAAGCGTGCTTCTGCTCGTCAGATTATTGCCGTTATGCCTTACTTTGGTTGGGCACGTCAGGATCGTAAGGATAAGCCACGTGTTAGCATTGGTGCAAAGTTAGTAGCTGACTTGTTGAGTGTAGCTGGTATCGACCGTCTGATGACAATGGACTTGCACGCTGACCAGATTCAGGGTTTCTTCAATGTTCCTGTTGACCATCTCTATGCAAGTGGTGTTCTTCTGCCTTACGTTCAGAGCCTCCACTTGAAGGATGTAGTTATTGCGAGTCCTGACGTAGGTGGTTCTAAGCGTGCTAATACTTACGCTAAGTATCTTGGTTGTCCACTTGTACTCTGTAACAAGACTCGTGCACGTGCCAATGTCGTTGATACAATTCAGATTATTGGTGATGTGAAAGATAAGAACGTTATCATTGTTGACGATATGGTTGACACAGCTGGTACTATCACTAAGGCTGCTGATGTTATGAAGGAAGCTGGTGCTATGAGTGTACGAGCAATTGCTTCTCATTGTGTGATGAGTGGTCCTGCTACTGAGCGTGTAGAGGCTTCTGCATTGGAGGAGATGGTCTTCACAGACTCTATTCCATACACAGATCGTTGTTCAAAGGTAAAGCAGATTTCTGTTGCTGATATGTTTGCTGCAACTATTCAGCGCGTATTGAACAACGAGAGTATATCAAGTCAGTACCTTATATAA
- a CDS encoding Gfo/Idh/MocA family protein: MSIRKSIATAFILGSFLLPSTVMAQFNWPYKVTNGKAVTEVPVRAAGQESALNMTSPKLKVVRVAFVGLGMRGHDAVERWTHIPGIQVMALCDYERGRAERCQEYLRKASMPAADIYSGEDGYKELCKRKDIDLVYIAPDWKHHFLVAYEAMNNGKHVAVEVPAAMNLTEIWKLIDISEKKRLHCMMLENCCYDFFELNSLNMAQKDVFGEILYVQGAYRHELSKFWDAYWKKDAQDKLGWRLDYNQKFRGDVYATHGLGPIAQVLDIHRGDKMNTLVAMDTKSVNGKKQVEKMTGEPCNEFRNGDQTTTLISTENGKVIEIHHNVMTPQPYNRMYQLTGTKGFANKYPFEGFALSAEEMKKSGVTPSSDNLSGHSYLSQVDTKALIEKYESPIVAKYEKQAKEVGGHGGMDFIMDSRLVYCLQNGLPLDIDVYDLAEWCCLAELGSISMDNGNIPVEVPDFTRGEWNKVKGFHHAYASPADEAQAAADAMDFTAKLKEKGKKYWEKLDKATKKK; this comes from the coding sequence ATGAGTATCAGAAAATCAATAGCTACTGCATTTATTCTCGGTAGCTTTCTCTTACCATCAACTGTAATGGCTCAGTTCAACTGGCCATACAAGGTGACCAATGGAAAAGCTGTAACGGAAGTTCCAGTACGTGCAGCAGGACAAGAAAGTGCACTGAACATGACTTCACCTAAGTTGAAGGTTGTTCGCGTGGCTTTTGTTGGTTTAGGAATGCGTGGTCATGATGCTGTAGAGCGTTGGACACATATCCCTGGTATCCAAGTAATGGCACTCTGCGACTATGAGCGCGGTAGAGCTGAGAGATGTCAAGAATATCTACGTAAAGCAAGCATGCCTGCAGCCGACATCTACTCTGGAGAAGATGGCTATAAAGAGCTTTGCAAGCGCAAGGATATTGACCTTGTATATATTGCTCCAGACTGGAAGCATCACTTCCTTGTTGCCTACGAGGCTATGAACAATGGTAAGCACGTTGCTGTAGAAGTACCTGCTGCCATGAACCTTACAGAAATTTGGAAACTCATCGATATATCTGAGAAGAAGCGTCTGCACTGTATGATGCTTGAGAACTGCTGCTATGACTTCTTTGAGTTGAACTCATTGAACATGGCACAGAAAGATGTCTTCGGTGAGATTCTTTATGTTCAGGGTGCCTATCGTCATGAACTATCTAAATTCTGGGACGCATATTGGAAGAAGGATGCACAAGACAAGTTAGGCTGGAGATTGGATTACAACCAGAAATTCCGTGGTGACGTCTATGCAACTCATGGCTTAGGCCCTATCGCACAGGTATTGGATATCCACAGAGGTGATAAGATGAACACCCTCGTTGCAATGGATACAAAGTCTGTTAATGGTAAGAAACAGGTTGAGAAAATGACTGGAGAGCCTTGTAACGAGTTCCGTAATGGTGACCAAACAACTACCCTTATCAGCACAGAGAACGGAAAGGTAATTGAGATTCATCATAACGTAATGACCCCACAGCCATATAATCGTATGTATCAGCTCACTGGAACAAAGGGTTTTGCCAATAAGTATCCTTTTGAAGGCTTTGCTCTTTCTGCTGAGGAGATGAAGAAATCAGGTGTTACTCCGTCATCTGACAACCTTTCAGGTCACTCTTATCTTTCACAGGTTGACACCAAAGCATTGATAGAGAAGTATGAGAGTCCTATCGTTGCTAAATATGAGAAGCAGGCAAAAGAAGTTGGTGGACATGGTGGTATGGACTTCATCATGGACTCACGTTTAGTTTACTGTCTACAGAACGGTCTTCCTTTGGATATCGACGTTTATGACTTGGCAGAATGGTGCTGCTTGGCAGAGTTAGGTTCTATCTCTATGGACAATGGTAACATTCCTGTAGAAGTGCCTGATTTCACACGCGGAGAGTGGAATAAAGTTAAAGGATTCCACCACGCTTACGCATCTCCTGCTGATGAAGCACAGGCTGCAGCAGACGCTATGGACTTCACTGCTAAGTTGAAGGAAAAAGGTAAGAAATACTGGGAGAAGCTCGATAAGGCTACAAAGAAGAAGTAA
- a CDS encoding DnaJ domain-containing protein, whose amino-acid sequence MAFIDYYKILGVDRNIPQKDVRAAYRKRAKQFHPDLHPNDPKAKAKFQALSEAFEVIGDPDKRAKYDKYGEQWRNAEAYENAGGFGGFQGGQGGGNPFGGFDFSSFGNGGSGFSSFFQDLFGGGGRRRSSGFNTGRAHAQQPTGQMEANVGIDLYTALLGGEVVIQLSGGQKVKLKVKPLTQGGTKVRLRGKGYDRGDGTFGDLIITYNVKLPDHLTDRQKELIEQMRREG is encoded by the coding sequence ATGGCATTTATAGATTATTATAAGATACTTGGTGTTGACCGCAACATCCCTCAAAAGGATGTACGAGCAGCCTATAGAAAACGAGCTAAGCAGTTTCATCCAGACTTACACCCAAACGACCCAAAGGCAAAAGCTAAATTTCAAGCATTGAGCGAAGCGTTTGAGGTTATCGGTGATCCTGATAAGCGAGCTAAATACGATAAGTACGGAGAGCAGTGGCGTAATGCAGAAGCATACGAGAACGCTGGTGGCTTTGGTGGATTCCAAGGTGGACAAGGTGGAGGAAATCCATTCGGTGGATTTGACTTTAGTAGCTTTGGTAATGGTGGCAGTGGTTTCAGTAGCTTCTTCCAAGACCTCTTTGGAGGTGGTGGACGACGTCGTTCGTCTGGCTTTAACACGGGTAGAGCTCATGCACAACAGCCAACAGGACAGATGGAGGCTAACGTCGGCATAGACCTTTACACTGCCCTTTTAGGAGGTGAAGTTGTTATTCAGCTCTCTGGTGGACAGAAGGTAAAACTAAAGGTAAAGCCATTAACACAAGGTGGAACCAAGGTGCGTCTGCGTGGTAAGGGTTACGACCGTGGCGATGGTACCTTCGGCGACCTTATCATCACTTATAATGTGAAACTTCCTGACCACCTCACAGATCGTCAGAAAGAACTGATTGAGCAGATGAGACGCGAAGGCTAA